DNA from Insulibacter thermoxylanivorax:
GCAACATCGAATTGAGCAAGTCACAATGATCGACGGGATGGAGGATGAAGGACGAGTGACGGGGATCACAGATCAGCAGGTGACAGCATATCTGGAGGGGCTGATGCCTAGGCGCAGCCCCCTCTTGATGCGCTTGGAAGAAGAAGCGCGGCAGGAGGGGATCCCGAATATCGCTCCCGTCTCCGCAGCCGTGCTCCGCCTGCTGTGCGCTTTGCACCAACCAGCGTCCATATTGGAGATCGGCGCAGCCATCGGTTACTCGGCGATTCATATGGCAGAAGCCGCGGCGGATGCTCGGATCACGACGATCGAGATCGATCCGGCGCGGGCAGCGCGGGCGCGTGCGAATTTTGAGGAAGCGGGCCTAAGCGGCCGGATTACGTTGATCGAAGGCGACGCCTTACAGCACCTGCCGCTCCTCGAAGGGCCCTTCGAGATGATCTTCATCGATGCGGCCAAAGGAAAATATTCTCAATTCCTTACAGAGGCTTACCGGCTGTGTGCTGCCGGGGGTATAATAGTGACGGATAACGTGTTATTCCGCGGGCTCGTCGCAAGATCGCCCGAAACGCTGGACCGCCGGTATCGCAGCACGGTGCGCAGACTTCGCGAATACAATGAGCTGCTCATGCAGCATCCTGGTTTATCGACAACATATCTGACTGTCGGCGACGGCATCGCAGTCAGTATCAAGAGGTGATCGGATTGAAAGATTATGAGAAGCATTCAGGTTCCGACTATCGGCCGGAACTTGTGATATCGGCGGGCTCCCTCGATGATGTAGAGAAGTATATCGCCGCGGGGGCAGATGCCGTAACGATCGGGGATATGGCCTTTGCGGAGCGCCTGCCGGGCTCGATGACGGCGGAGGAGATCGCGCAGGCGGTCAGCTTTGCCCATGACCATCAGGCAAAGGTGTATGTCAGTGTGAACAAAATCTTCCACCATGACACCTTATCCGGTCTTCCCGACTATTTGCGCCGTTTAGCGGAATGTGAAGTGGACGCGATCATCTTCGGTGACCCGGCTGTCCTGATCAATGTACAGGAACTTAAGCTGCCCTTGAGGCTGCACTGGTCTGCGGAGATGACGACGACGAACTACCAGACGGCGAATTACTGGTCGGCCAAGGGAGCGAAGCGTTCGATCCTGGCGCGTGAATTGAATATGGAAGAGATCGCGGAATTCAAGCGCCATGCGGATCATGAGGTGCAGATACAGGTGCATGGCATGACGAACATCTACCACTCCAAGCGCAAGCTGGTTCAGCATTATATGGCGCATAAGGGCAAACGCCTCTTGCCGGTGCATGAGGAGGGCAAGATCCTGTATCTGATTGAGGAAGAACGGCCGGATGAGCGCTATCCGATTATCGAGACGGAGAGCGGGACGCATATCATGAGTTCGGAGGATTATTGCATGCTCGAATGCCTCGATGAACTCATGGAGCATCGAATCGATGCTTTCTACATCGAAGCCCTGCTCAAATCCCAGAAGTACAATGAAACCGTCATCCGCATGTACAGGCAAGCCATTGATGCTTATACTGCTGATCCGGAAAACTACGAATTCAAGGAGGAGTGGCTGGATGCGATCCATGAATTGCAGGATCCCGGCCGCGAACTGACCTTTGGCTTTCTGTTCAAACAGCAGGTGTATTAATTAGACATGATGCAGACTACCATGACAAGAAAGGGAGGGTGATCCCGTTGACGATCACACTTAGCCGGGAAGAATTGCTCGGCACAAGACGCCGCAAGCTGGCAGAGCCGGAGCTCCTCGCTCCGGCGGGGAATCTGGAGAAGTTAAAATTCGCGATTCGTTACGGCGCTGATGCGGTATATATCGGCGGTCAGCAGTACGGCTTAAGGTCCAATGCGGACAACTTCTCCTTCCAGCAGATGCGGGAAGGCGTCGCCTATGCGAAGAAACACGGCGCCAAGGTGTTCGTCGCGACGAATATCTTCGCGCATAATGAGGATTTGCCGGGACTGAAAGATTACCTGTCCGAGCTCGACCGCATCGGCATCGATGCGATCATCGTCGCTGACCCGGCGATCATCGAGACGGCGAAACTCGCAGCGCCGAATGTGGAGCTGCACCTCAGCACGCAGCAGTCCACGTTGAACTGGCAGGCGGTGAAGTTCTGGAAGGACGAGGGTGTGCACCGTGTGGTCCTCGGGCGTGAAGCGAGCATGCAGGAGATCGAAACGATCAAGGATCATGTGGATATCGAGATCGAGGTGTTCATCCATGGGGCGATGTGCTCCTCATATTCCGGCCGCTGCGTGTTGTCCAACCATTTTACCGACCGGGATTCCAACCGCGGCGGCTGCTGCCAGTCCTGCCGTTGGAAGTATGATCTCTTCATCTCTGAAGAAGAATTGATGACGGCCTCTTATTCGGATCGGCTGGTCGAGGAGGGGGAGAACCCCTTCACGATGAGTGCCAAAGATCTATGCATGATCGAACATATCCCGGAACTGATCCGCTCAGGGGTCGACAGCTTTAAGATCGAAGGCCGGATGAAGAGCATCCATTATGTTGCTACCGTGGTCAATGCTTACCGTCAAGCAATCGATGCTTATATGCGCGATCCTTACAACTATGAACTCAAACAAGAATGGCTGGATGAGATCGGCAAAGCTGCGAACCGGCCGCTGAATACCGGATTCTTCTTCGATGAACCGGATCATGAGGACCATATCTATACGCCTGAAGAGAAGCCGCAGGCCTATGACTTCGCCGGTTTGGTGCTGGAATATGATGCCGAGAGCGGCTACGCGTTAATCGAGCAGCGCAACCACTTCAAGCCGGGACAGGAAGTGGAGTTCTTCGGTCCGGATCACACGCATTTCAAACAGATCGTCGGCGAGATCTTCGATGAAGAGGGTCAGCCGTTGGATGCTGCCCGCCATCCCCTGCAGCGCATCCGCATGAAGGTAGAGCAGCCGGTGAATCGTTTCGACATCATGCGCAAGAGAATATAGACCTGATCTGCATGAATGAGGTTAGATCGTCTCAATAGTTCTTTTAGTCGGTTAGCGTCTTAGCAAATAAGACGCAGCCGGCTTTTTTATTTGCGGCAGTTCCACGGCAAAAGTCTGGGTGAAATGTGTCAACATTATGAACATTTGACTACATTTCCGATATCGATAGAGGAAATTAGGGAACAATGTCAAATAATATGGGATGTCCGAACTCATTATATTGCTATTATTTTACAACCAGGTAGGTGACATCAACATTGTCAACGCAAAAAAAGCAGTTGTTGTCGAAGTTAAAGTCACACGATACACTGTTCAAAAAGATCCCTGCAAGTTCCAATGAGGATGAAAAGAAGGGAAATGACGGCAAAGACGTAAACAGCGGGCATAGGACGGGGTTCCAGCTCACCGTCGGCAGAAAATTATTCGTGATCATCTTCTGCAGCGTGCTGATTCCCGTGCTTATTGCGGGTTCGATCTCCTTATCCGTGACGAAGCGAATCATCGAGGAGAACTCCAGCCAAGCGGCCTATGAGACGATTCAGCAGACCAGCGAGAAGATCGATGCAACGTTTACGACTTATGAGTTCACAATGAACCAATTCATCACGAATCTCAACCTGCATCAGTATCTCTTCGAAGCAACGGAACGGAACCGTGAAGCCTATGCGAGGTTGAATGCGCAGCGCATGATCAGTGATGCCTTGAATCAGGTTGCTTATGGTTCTGATACGAAGATCAACACCATAGCGATCATCGGTGTGAATCCGGATCATGGGCTTTATAACACCGGTAACACCACGCTTAACTCCGCTGACTTCGATAGAGAAGCGGAATGGTTCCAGCAGATCGTCGAAGCAGACGGTTCGTTATGGTTACATACGAAGATGGGCGGCTATCTCGGCGTTCACCCCGGCAAAGCTTCCTTCGCGGTCGGGAAGATGTTCCGAAGCAGCTATAACCAGCGTTATGTTGTTTTCATAGAGATCGACCAGAGCTTGATCAATGATCTCGTCGATGACATCAAGCTCAGCGATTCTTCGAAGGTGTACATCACCGACGGGCAGAACAAGCTGCTGCACGGCCATGATCTGGCAGTGATCGGTTCAGAGGCCGAACTTCCATTGCCCAGCGAGAATCGGGGCACAGCGGAAGCTGAGAACGGAGAGACCCATATCGTCGTTAAGCATTATTCCGATATGGTAGACTGGTATGTAGTCGGTGCTGCACCGATTGCGGAATTGACCGCTGATACTCAGGTGATCAGCCAAGCGAACACGATCATCATGATCGTCGCGGCAGCCCTTGCTATCCTCCTCAGTATCGTCGTCTCGAGGTCGATGGGCAATCCGCTGCGCAGGCTGCAGCGCTTGATGAACGAAGGTGCGAAGGGAAACCTGAACGTTCGTACGAACTTCAAAAATCGCGATGAGATTGGACAAGTCGGCGAGAGCTTCAACGATATGATGGAGCAGATCAGCCAGCTGGTCAGCCAGACGAACGACTCCGCTGCAGAAGTTCTGAACACCGCGCAAGAGCTGACCGTTGCATCGAAGGATACCGCGCATGCTGCCCGCGAGATCTCGGAGGCGACGGAACAGATCGCTAACGGCGCTTCTACGTTGGCTATGGAAGCAGAGCGCGGCAATGAGCTGGTGATCGACCTGAGCAAACAGCTGGCGCAGGTCGTCGAAGCGAACCGCATGATGAGCGAAGTAGCCGCAGACGTACACCGCGTCAGTGAGCAGGGAACCGGCTACATGGGACAGTTGACGGAGAAGACGCAATCGACGGAAGAGATGACCCGCCGAATGGTGGAGAAGGTAGATCAATTAAAGGAAAGCACGGCTTCCATCCGCAACCTCCTCGTGATGCTGACGCAGATCACGCAGCAGACGAATATTCTCGCGCTTAATGCGTCGATCGAGGCTTCGCGCTCCGGCGCCGCCGGCCGCGGGTTCATGGTCATCGCAGGCGAGATTCGCAAATTGGCGGATGAATCTCGCAAGTCCATCGATGTCGTCGCCGATATGATCGAACATATCCAAACCGGCATCGACGAAACAGTAACCGTCATGCAAGAAGCGTATCCGCTCTTCCAAGAGCAGATCGACGCAGTAATAGATGCCGATAAGATCTTCAACGATGTCAGGGATCGCATGATCGGCCTTGTACAGCAAGCCGATGAGGTGACCGAAGCGATCGAACAGCTGGAGAAGGTACAGCAAGTGCTCTCCGATACGATGGCCAGCGTCAGCGCCGTTTCGGAAGAGTCCTCGGCCATCTCCGAAGAGGTTGCTTCCTCTAGTGCATCGCAGCTCCATACCAGCGAATCGCTTGTGCGCTTGGCTAATAACTTGGAGCAGCTGTCACAGGCATTGTCTGAATCCCTGAAGAAATTTAAGTTTTAAGTGTGATGTAAGCGTGGAAGACTCCCAGGATGTTCATACTATCCGTATGAATATCCAGTAAGGGAGTCTTCTTGTCTATGGTGCAGCGAATACGTCGGATCCTCAATATTCTCATGGCGTTCTTGCTGGGCTTCGCACTGCTCATCTTACAATTGATGTTTCTCCAGCTGTTCCATATAGGGAGATATGTTCCTAAGCGGGCTGATCTAGCAGCTGCTGCCGTGGAGCAGCGCATGCAAGGCGTTGTCTTGGATGAGGGCAGAGGCCGCATCTTGGATCGCTTTGGACGACCGCTGACGGGATTTGTCAGCCTCGCGTTGGCGGTCGAACCGAGGCTTGCCGCCGCATGGTCGAAGCAGCATGTCCAGGAAGCGGAGAACCTGCGAAAACTGCTGGGAATGCACAGGGCGGAGTGGCATGACCTGCTCCAAGAAACCGTGCATATCACCCTGTGGCGGAGGGAGAGACGCCCCGTTGCCCTTACGGCAGAACAAGCAAAGCAAGTGGAGTTTTATGGTCCGCAGGCGGGGATTTATGCGGTGCCCTATGTCAGGCGTTATGTAGAACCGTTCTATGCCTCACAGCTGATCGGCTATCTCTCCCAGCATCCATCCCGAGCCAGGGAGATTTATGGCGACGAGATTGCAGCAGGCGTGCTGCGCGAGGATCTCAAGATCGGTGCGAGCGGGCTGGAACGCAGCTTCGAACATGTCCTAAGAAGCAGAGGGACGGCGCGTCTCGGCATCTTCACCGACGCTCGAAACCGCCCCCTTGCAGGGCTGAATCTCCGCATCGTCAATACGAATTCCCGCTTCTATCCGGTGCGAATTGTCACGACCTTGGATTTGGAATTGCAGGCGCGGATTGAGCAGCTGCTGGACGAGCGGGGAGTGAAGCGCGCCTCTGTCGTTCTCCTGGACCCCTCGACTGCCGATGTGCTGGTCATGGCGAACCGGCCAAGCTTTCACCCGGAGCAGATCGATCTGGAGGCGGGGTACTGGGAGAACGCCTCCCTTAAGCAGCAGATCCCCGGATCGATCTTCAAGATCGCGGTCGCGGCGGCGGCTTTGGAATATGGGGTGGTCAGCCCCCATGAGCGCTTCACCTGTCTGGGGGAGTATGGGAAGTATGGATTCTCCTGCTGGAAACGCGGCGGACACGGGAAATTGACCTTGCAGGAAGCCTTTGCCCAGTCCTGCAACATCGCCTTCGCTGACATCGCAAAGCGGTTGACGCCGGAGAGAATCCGGACGGCTGCCGAACGCTTGGGTCTTGGAAGAAGGATCGGCTGGGAAGGGAAGGTGCGCGGTTATGCAGGTTTGTTCCGACAATTTGACGGGGAGGAGCCGGGGCAGTTCTTCGCAGCTTCCCCCATTGATGAAGGCGTCCTGATCCAAAGTGCCATCGGCCAGCGGGATGTGCGTCTTACGCCGCTGCAGGCTGCGAATATGATCGTCACCCTGCTGCAGGGCGGACGCTTGAGTTCGCCGCGTATCGTGCGCGAGGTGCGGTTTAACGACGGCTCGCTGATGATGAGCTTCTCCATCCAGCGCGCCGGTTCGCCCCCGCTGTCGAAGCGCACGGCGAAGGCGCTGCTGGCAATGATGCAGGAAACGGTACACACAGGCACTGCGCGGATGCTGGCTGGTCACGCCTGGAGCCTTGCCGGCAAGACAGGGACGGCGGAGCTGGGGCGGCAGGAGCAGGGCGTCCATCATTGGTTCGTCGGTTATGGTCCCGTTCACGCACCGAAGGTTGCCGCGGCGGTGGTTGTCTATGATCAGCCTGCCGCAAGCCGCAATGAAGCCGCCGCTCTCTTCGCTGAAGTGATGAATATCGTACGGGAACATGGATGACAGAGGATCATTGAGAGGAGGCCGCAAGCGCCGCGTTTGCACCGGGTGTGTGAACACGATATAATTTCTGCATATGGAAGGATTATGGATGGGATCGGTTGGAATAAGGACGGATTTGCGCAGGAATAGAGAGAATAGGAGAGGAGCAGCGACCAATGAACTTCCAAACAGCGAAGGTGATCGTGTTTGATCTGGACGGAACACTGTATGAGGACACCCATCATTTTGACTACTATGCCAAGTTAATCGAGCAGCTGTTGCCGCCTGATCAGCAGTCGCTCTTCGCGGCGCAGTATCGTGCTGCCCTGGATAACCAGCATGCGGTGAAGATCGGACGCGTCTATGATGCGATCCGCGACCTCTTGCTGGTGCAGGTGGACGGCGAAGTGCTTGAAGCCTATCATTGGGACGGTACGCCGCTTAGTGAAGACTCGATCGCGGAGTTATATCCCGAGCCGATTACCCTGGATCTAACGGATATGGTCAGCATCGGCGACCAATGGTGGATTCCCCCTGTGATCGCCAGGCATATGGGGATCCCGCCGCAGCTTACTTATGAACAATTTGAAGAGGTCCGCCGCTGGATGATGGGACCGGATTTTATCATGCAGCCCGTGCCGGGATTAGCTGAGGAACTGACGCGGCTGTCGCGTCAGAGGAAACTGGTCCTGCTCACGAACAGCCCGCAGCCCG
Protein-coding regions in this window:
- a CDS encoding O-methyltransferase, yielding MIDGMEDEGRVTGITDQQVTAYLEGLMPRRSPLLMRLEEEARQEGIPNIAPVSAAVLRLLCALHQPASILEIGAAIGYSAIHMAEAAADARITTIEIDPARAARARANFEEAGLSGRITLIEGDALQHLPLLEGPFEMIFIDAAKGKYSQFLTEAYRLCAAGGIIVTDNVLFRGLVARSPETLDRRYRSTVRRLREYNELLMQHPGLSTTYLTVGDGIAVSIKR
- a CDS encoding peptidase U32 family protein, coding for MKDYEKHSGSDYRPELVISAGSLDDVEKYIAAGADAVTIGDMAFAERLPGSMTAEEIAQAVSFAHDHQAKVYVSVNKIFHHDTLSGLPDYLRRLAECEVDAIIFGDPAVLINVQELKLPLRLHWSAEMTTTNYQTANYWSAKGAKRSILARELNMEEIAEFKRHADHEVQIQVHGMTNIYHSKRKLVQHYMAHKGKRLLPVHEEGKILYLIEEERPDERYPIIETESGTHIMSSEDYCMLECLDELMEHRIDAFYIEALLKSQKYNETVIRMYRQAIDAYTADPENYEFKEEWLDAIHELQDPGRELTFGFLFKQQVY
- a CDS encoding peptidase U32 family protein; translation: MTITLSREELLGTRRRKLAEPELLAPAGNLEKLKFAIRYGADAVYIGGQQYGLRSNADNFSFQQMREGVAYAKKHGAKVFVATNIFAHNEDLPGLKDYLSELDRIGIDAIIVADPAIIETAKLAAPNVELHLSTQQSTLNWQAVKFWKDEGVHRVVLGREASMQEIETIKDHVDIEIEVFIHGAMCSSYSGRCVLSNHFTDRDSNRGGCCQSCRWKYDLFISEEELMTASYSDRLVEEGENPFTMSAKDLCMIEHIPELIRSGVDSFKIEGRMKSIHYVATVVNAYRQAIDAYMRDPYNYELKQEWLDEIGKAANRPLNTGFFFDEPDHEDHIYTPEEKPQAYDFAGLVLEYDAESGYALIEQRNHFKPGQEVEFFGPDHTHFKQIVGEIFDEEGQPLDAARHPLQRIRMKVEQPVNRFDIMRKRI
- a CDS encoding methyl-accepting chemotaxis protein, with the protein product MSTQKKQLLSKLKSHDTLFKKIPASSNEDEKKGNDGKDVNSGHRTGFQLTVGRKLFVIIFCSVLIPVLIAGSISLSVTKRIIEENSSQAAYETIQQTSEKIDATFTTYEFTMNQFITNLNLHQYLFEATERNREAYARLNAQRMISDALNQVAYGSDTKINTIAIIGVNPDHGLYNTGNTTLNSADFDREAEWFQQIVEADGSLWLHTKMGGYLGVHPGKASFAVGKMFRSSYNQRYVVFIEIDQSLINDLVDDIKLSDSSKVYITDGQNKLLHGHDLAVIGSEAELPLPSENRGTAEAENGETHIVVKHYSDMVDWYVVGAAPIAELTADTQVISQANTIIMIVAAALAILLSIVVSRSMGNPLRRLQRLMNEGAKGNLNVRTNFKNRDEIGQVGESFNDMMEQISQLVSQTNDSAAEVLNTAQELTVASKDTAHAAREISEATEQIANGASTLAMEAERGNELVIDLSKQLAQVVEANRMMSEVAADVHRVSEQGTGYMGQLTEKTQSTEEMTRRMVEKVDQLKESTASIRNLLVMLTQITQQTNILALNASIEASRSGAAGRGFMVIAGEIRKLADESRKSIDVVADMIEHIQTGIDETVTVMQEAYPLFQEQIDAVIDADKIFNDVRDRMIGLVQQADEVTEAIEQLEKVQQVLSDTMASVSAVSEESSAISEEVASSSASQLHTSESLVRLANNLEQLSQALSESLKKFKF
- a CDS encoding peptidoglycan D,D-transpeptidase FtsI family protein, which produces MVQRIRRILNILMAFLLGFALLILQLMFLQLFHIGRYVPKRADLAAAAVEQRMQGVVLDEGRGRILDRFGRPLTGFVSLALAVEPRLAAAWSKQHVQEAENLRKLLGMHRAEWHDLLQETVHITLWRRERRPVALTAEQAKQVEFYGPQAGIYAVPYVRRYVEPFYASQLIGYLSQHPSRAREIYGDEIAAGVLREDLKIGASGLERSFEHVLRSRGTARLGIFTDARNRPLAGLNLRIVNTNSRFYPVRIVTTLDLELQARIEQLLDERGVKRASVVLLDPSTADVLVMANRPSFHPEQIDLEAGYWENASLKQQIPGSIFKIAVAAAALEYGVVSPHERFTCLGEYGKYGFSCWKRGGHGKLTLQEAFAQSCNIAFADIAKRLTPERIRTAAERLGLGRRIGWEGKVRGYAGLFRQFDGEEPGQFFAASPIDEGVLIQSAIGQRDVRLTPLQAANMIVTLLQGGRLSSPRIVREVRFNDGSLMMSFSIQRAGSPPLSKRTAKALLAMMQETVHTGTARMLAGHAWSLAGKTGTAELGRQEQGVHHWFVGYGPVHAPKVAAAVVVYDQPAASRNEAAALFAEVMNIVREHG
- a CDS encoding HAD family hydrolase yields the protein MNFQTAKVIVFDLDGTLYEDTHHFDYYAKLIEQLLPPDQQSLFAAQYRAALDNQHAVKIGRVYDAIRDLLLVQVDGEVLEAYHWDGTPLSEDSIAELYPEPITLDLTDMVSIGDQWWIPPVIARHMGIPPQLTYEQFEEVRRWMMGPDFIMQPVPGLAEELTRLSRQRKLVLLTNSPQPDGEAILGKLGLSEVFDLKIFMGMKPMESQDHFRRLAERYDCSYDEMISIGDNWLNDIYEPRQLGCKTIFIDWFGTGREDDADAVVGSMREALEILKTLQ